One part of the Candidatus Obscuribacterales bacterium genome encodes these proteins:
- the lgt gene encoding prolipoprotein diacylglyceryl transferase, which produces MIIPWLSPLAQLASPGSIAFELGPIAIRWYGLLIATALIIGMSLAQRLGKQFGLTSDQIGELAIWLVCGAIPGARLYYVAFEWSRYAEHPWRVLAIWQGGIAIHGAILGGAIATLLFARRNRLSFWQLADVVAPSLILGQALGRWGNFFNSEAFGRPTDVPWRLYIPPAQRPPGLADVAYYHPTFLYESLWNLGVLAILLGLFVWGLRHPGRLKRGTIFLVYAVAYSLGRVWIEALRLDSLMLGPLRVAQVVSLTGIALGVVGLVWLYGLKRSLPDTQNPPVS; this is translated from the coding sequence ATGATCATCCCTTGGCTATCCCCTCTGGCCCAGTTGGCCTCCCCCGGTTCCATCGCCTTTGAGCTGGGCCCGATCGCCATACGCTGGTATGGGCTGCTGATTGCCACGGCGCTGATTATCGGCATGTCGTTGGCGCAGCGGTTGGGTAAACAGTTTGGGTTGACCTCCGACCAGATTGGCGAGTTGGCCATTTGGCTGGTCTGCGGAGCCATTCCGGGGGCACGGCTCTACTACGTGGCCTTTGAGTGGTCGCGCTATGCGGAACACCCCTGGCGGGTGCTGGCAATTTGGCAGGGGGGCATTGCGATTCATGGCGCAATCCTAGGGGGGGCGATCGCCACTCTGCTGTTTGCCCGGCGCAATCGGCTCTCCTTTTGGCAATTGGCAGATGTGGTGGCCCCGTCGCTGATCTTGGGCCAGGCCCTGGGTCGCTGGGGCAATTTTTTCAACTCCGAAGCCTTTGGCCGGCCCACGGATGTGCCTTGGCGGCTGTATATTCCCCCGGCCCAGCGCCCTCCGGGCCTGGCCGATGTGGCCTACTACCATCCCACGTTTCTCTACGAATCTCTGTGGAACTTGGGAGTTTTGGCTATTTTGCTGGGTCTGTTTGTCTGGGGATTGCGCCATCCGGGACGGCTGAAGCGCGGCACGATCTTTTTGGTCTATGCGGTGGCCTATAGTCTGGGTCGGGTGTGGATTGAGGCACTGCGGCTGGATAGCCTCATGCTGGGGCCGCTGAGGGTGGCGCAGGTGGTGAGCTTGACGGGGATTGCGTTGGGCGTCGTTGGACTGGTGTGGCTGTATGGTCTAA